From one Rhodamnia argentea isolate NSW1041297 chromosome 1, ASM2092103v1, whole genome shotgun sequence genomic stretch:
- the LOC125314679 gene encoding 1-aminocyclopropane-1-carboxylate oxidase homolog 5-like translates to MECGKGHSIMCRYRPPCPEPELTLDVTKHSDNNFLTILLQDQIGGLQVLHENRWIDVPPIPGALVIIIGDLLRNFFIRPRETSEDSFESNSGSENLGVPIIDLGQIDRDPTKRREGIERMRRASEMLGFFRVVNPGVSAAVMGKEEGLRRFHEDDEAKKVLHTRDMMRKVMYSSNFDPNTTSVVN, encoded by the exons ATGGAGTGTGGAAAGGGACACTCGATCATGTGCCGCTATCGTCCGCCATGCCCCGAGCCTGAGTTGACCCTGGATGTGACAAAGCATTCAGACAACAACTTCCTCACAATtctcctccaagatcaaattggaggacttcaaGTGCTTCATGAGAACCGGTGGATCGACGTTCCTCCAATACCTGGAGCACTAGTGATAATCATCGGAGATCTTTTGCGG AATTTCTTCATCCGACCGCGGGAGACATCCGAAGACAGCTTCGAATCGAATAGCGGCTCAGAGAATCTCGGCGTCCCAATCATCGACCTCGGCCAAATCGACCGCGACCCAACCAAGAGGAGGGAGGGGATCGAGAGGATGCGACGCGCATCAGAGATGCTTGGGTTCTTCCGGGTAGTGAATCCCGGAGTTTCAGCAGCCGTGATGGGGAAGGAGGAGGGATTGAGGAGGTTCCACGAAGATGACGAGGCAAAGAAGGTGCTCCACACGCGCGACATGATGAGGAAGGTTATGTACAGCAGCAATTTCGATCCGAACACGACGTCCGTGGTGAACTAG
- the LOC125316359 gene encoding actin-related protein 9-like, giving the protein MGRVDAYNPQNVRKDSVFSWTDVYEKQSSTLVTDSSEDKELPSTSLDQHEGVDMDLGECKYKMFICGEEALKISPTEPYCFRRPVQRGHFNISQDYPAQQVYEDLHTIWDWILVEKLHIPQSERNMYSAILVLPETFDNCEIKEVLSIVLRDLQFSSAVVHQEGLAAAFGNGLSTACILNIGAQETSVICIEDGVALPTSEKTLPFGGEDLSRCLLWTQRHHQTWPQVRTDMLTKPIDMLMLNELKKSYCYIQEGEVDAVAVVQSYEDGMPAASHRTRLTALNVPPMGLFYPTLLVPEVYPPPPRSWFNDYEDMLEETWHFDYPRQPDMADSLYPGFNIGLPMWGSYPIFQTKPKKEENVGLAEAITSSILSTGRIDLKRKLFCSIQLIGGVALTEGLIPAVEDRVLHAIPSNEAIDTVEVLQSRTHPTFVSWKGGAILGILDIGRDAWIHRMDWIHNVVHVGIGRKYKDSYYVQPQATCYINS; this is encoded by the exons ATGGGACGTGTTGACGCCTATAATCCACAGAATGTTAGGAAAGATTCAGTCTTTTCTTGGACGGATGTGTATGAGAAGCAAAGTTCGACTCTGGTAACAG ATAGCTCAGAGGATAAAGAATTGCCTAGTACTTCGTTGGACCAACATGAGGGAGTGGATATGGACTTAGGTGAAtgtaaatacaaaatgttcatTTGTGGTGAGGAAGCTCTGAAAATATCACCCACAGAGCCTTACTGCTTCCGCCGTCCCGTTCAAAGAGGTCATTTTAACATTTCGCAAGACTATCCTGCGCAGCAG GTGTATGAGGATTTGCATACTATCTGGGACTGGATATTGGTGGAGAAATTGCATATACCCCAATCTGAAAGGAATATGTATTCTGCCATTCTTGTGTTGCCAGAGACATTTGACAATTGCG AAATTAAGGAAGTGCTATCTATAGTGTTGCGGGACTTGCAATTCAGCTCAGCTGTGGTACACCAG GAAGGTCTTGCTGCAGCTTTTGGGAATGGTTTGTCAACTGCATGCATTTTAAATATTGGAGCTCAGGAGACTTCAGTCATATGCATTGAG GATGGAGTGGCTCTACCTACCTCTGAGAAGACATTACCATTTGGTGGAGAG GATTTATCCAGATGCCTCTTATGGACCCAGAGGCATCATCAAACTTGGCCTCAAGTTCGCACAGACATGTTGACCAAGCCTATAGACATGTTGATGctaaatgaactgaaaaaatcCTACTGTTACATCCAA GAGGGGGAAGTTGATGCTGTAGCAGTTGTTCAGTCATATGAGGATGGGATGCCAGCTGCGTCTCATAGGACGAGGCTTACTGCTCTCAAT GTACCTCCTATGGGTTTGTTTTATCCGACGCTTTTGGTTCCAGAAGTATATCCTCCACCGCCTCGTTCTTG GTTTAATGATTATGAGGATATGCTAGAAGAAACATGGCATTTTGATTATCCCAGACAACCGGACATGGCGGATAGTCTCTATCCTGGTTTTAACATTGGATTGCCAATGTGGGGCAGCTATCCGATATTTCAAACAAAACCtaagaaggaagagaatgtTGGCCTTGCTGAAGCAATCACTAGTAGTATTCTTTCAACTG GGCGTATCGATCTCAAGAGAAAACTGTTCTGTAGCATACAACTG ATCGGTGGAGTAGCTCTGACTGAGGGTCTCATTCCTGCTGTGGAAGATAG AGTATTGCATGCAATTCCTTCAAATGAAGCAATTGATACGGTCGAG GTTTTGCAATCAAGAACGCACCCTACTTTTGTGTCATGGAAAGGTGGAGCA
- the LOC125314675 gene encoding putative disease resistance protein RGA3: MAEAVLFSLATNILKSLASEMAELGGSFASQQIQLLCGAKDELQSLKGTVQTIQAVLLDAERKQWHNNQLKLWLKRLKDVFYDIQDLLDDVATEDLRQKVTPGNEMSKAVRFFFSKSNQLAHCVKVTNKIQELRKKLDQIKNDRMFHLEECQSEETTAIGRGRKTEIFAPDRAIIGRENDRKMIKHLLFDSSSTRSVSVVAIVGKGGLGKTALARLVYNDGEVKEHFGLKMWVCVSDVFDVNSIIKDILKSAKVDCQGYDHDQLPSLLHETLSRKKYLLVLDDLWNEDRNKWLKLGDWLEGGERGSKILVTTRSHTVAKVMDAKSVIHDLPGLSKDESWNLFKKMAFGDGVESSDSELEWMGLDIVKKCAGVPLAIRTIGGLLYGKNKDEWPRYKVHELPEIPEIDEADDGIMQVLKFSYDHLRSCLKHCFAYCSLFPKDYVYRKERMIHYWVAQGFIESGKGDDNLEVVAGNYLSELLCRSFLDVASKGDDGEVLTFKMHDLMHDLAQKVAGGECKIVNFNEGVSDGRIRHASFTVDTFSEEKMVSLLKTSKLRTFIFLGDGFSTLYYCHKVLSECRHCRVLDFGNTATPLPPSSFEKLKQLRFLNISRNRFIQILPDSFTDLVNLQILRLFECTNLHTFPRDLRKLVNLRYLLIDGSKPRDLPPLSELPSLRTLILMQLHALEFLQQSNTTRPFFPSLERLSLIKCSKLKGWQGMGASPVGQFTAILPNTWSCGNRGLSPVEIRATIPPGGALDHMGREKVGNKARSKLPVRSRSGIHIHPFL; this comes from the exons ATGGCGGAAGCAGTTCTCTTCAGCCTTGCCACTAACATACTGAAAAGCCTTGCATCCGAAATGGCGGAACTTGGAGGCTCCTTTGCTTCTCAGCAGATCCAGTTGCTCTGCGGCGCAAAGGACGAGCTCCAAAGCCTTAAGGGCACCGTCCAGACCATCCAAGCGGTGCTTTTGGATGCCGAGAGGAAGCAATGGCATAACAACCAGCTCAAGCTCTGGCTCAAGAGGCTCAAGGATGTGTTCTACGACATCCAAGACTTGCTCGACGATGTCGCCACAGAAGATCTGAGGCAGAAGGTCACCCCCGGCAACGAGATGTCGAAAGCGGTAcgctttttcttctctaagTCGAATCAGCTCGCACACTGCGTCAAAGTGACTAATAAGATTCAGGAACTTAGGAAGAAATTGGATCAGATTAAAAATGATAGGATGTTCCATTTAGAGGAGTGTCAGAGTGAGGAAACAACGGCCATTGGGAGAGGAAGGAAAACTGAAATTTTCGCGCCCGACAGAGCAATAATTGGCAgggaaaatgacagaaaaatgaTCAAACACCTATTGTTTGATTCCTCCTCTACCCGGAGTGTGTCAGTTGTTGCCATCGTTGGTAAAGGAGGTCTTGGAAAAACTGCACTTGCACGACTAGTGTACAACGATGGGGAGGTAAAAGAACATTTTGGGCTTAAGATGTGGGTGTGTGTGTCTGATGTCTTTGATGTGAATTCGATTATCAAAGATATTCTTAAATCTGCAAAAGTTGACTGTCAAGGGTATGATCATGATCAATTGCCGAGTCTTCTTCATGAGACTCTGAGTAggaagaaatacttgcttgttttGGATGACTTGTGGAATGAAGATCGGAATAAATGGTTGAAGCTTGGAGATTGGCTGGAGGGTGGTGAACGGGGAAGCAAGATACTTGTAACCACTCGTAGCCACACAGTTGCGAAGGTCATGGATGCGAAATCGGTTATCCATGATCTTCCTGGCTTATCTAAAGATGAGTCGTGGaatttattcaagaaaatggCTTTTGGAGATGGGGTAGAATCATCAGACTCGGAACTGGAATGGATGGGTCTAGATATAGTTAAGAAATGCGCTGGGGTTCCCCTTGCCATTAGAACTATAGGAGGCCTTTTGTACGGCAAAAACAAAGATGAATGGCCCCGTTACAAGGTGCATGAACTTCCAGAAATACCAGAAATTGATGAGGCCGATGATGGAATTATGCAAGTCCTCAAGTTCAGTTATGATCATCTCCGGTCATGCCTGAAACATTGTTTTGCATATTGCTCGTTGTTTCCGAAAGATTATGTCTACCGTAAAGAGAGGATGATACATTATTGGGTGGCACAAGGCTTTATTGAGTCAGGCAAAGGGGACGACAACCTTGAAGTGGTCGCTGGCAATTACTTGTCAGAACTACTATGTAGGTCATTCCTCGATGTTGCAAGCAAAGGTGACGATGGTGAGGTCCTGACTTTCAAGATGCATGATCTCATGCACGACCTTGCCCAAAAAGTTGCTGGAGGTGAATGCAAGATCGTTAATTTTAATGAAGGAGTTAGTGATGGAAGAATTCGCCATGCGTCGTTTACTGTAGATACTTTCTCGGAAGAGAAAATGGTGTCCCTGCTCAAAACATCAAAATTGCGGACGTTTATCTTTTTGGGAGATGGATTCTCTACACTATACTACTGTCACAAAGTTCTCTCCGAGTGTAGACATTGTCGAGTGTTGGATTTTGGCAACACGGCTACTCCtctccctccttcctcctttgaaaagttgaagCAGTTAAGGTTTCTTAATATTTCTAGAAACCGCTTTATCCAGATTTTGCCGGATTCATTCACGGATTTGGTAAACTTGCAGATCCTTAGACTCTTTGAATGTACGAACCTTCATACATTTCCAAGAGATTTGAGGAAATTGGTCAACCTTAGATACCTCCTCATCGATGGGTCTAAACCGAGAGACCTACCACCCTTGAGTGAACTCCCTTCCCTAAGGACGTTGATTCTTATGCAGTTGCATGCGTTGGAGTTCCTTCAACAATCTAATACTACACGCCCCTTCTTCCCGTCTCTTGAGAGACTGTCCCTTATCAAGTGCAGCAAACTGAAAGGATGGCAAGGAATGGGA GCATCACCGGTCGGACAATTCACAGCCATCCTTCCCAATACTTGGTCCTGTGGAAATAGGGGGCTGTCCCCGGTTGAAATTCGTGCCACCATTCCCCCGGGTGGAGCACTTGACCATATGGGACGCGAAAAAGTTGGAAATAAAGCCCGATCCAAATTGCCCGTCAGAAGCCGCAGTGGGATCCACATTCACCCCTTTCTCTAA